The Centroberyx gerrardi isolate f3 chromosome 12, fCenGer3.hap1.cur.20231027, whole genome shotgun sequence genome has a window encoding:
- the nsmce2 gene encoding E3 SUMO-protein ligase NSE2: protein MSLAAVHATLSGLKECQTDIGTGMDIVTDVAMDLAETQEGADNSGISKMEAMILECAKLDREINHFVDIVQQVTAEVGAQPPEAMFSLTARVKEQFTEKIARLSDGELQRHQKVLAFKESIRNSLSQANPESAENMEDEDEDIAVTQSQVNFTCPLTQVDMVNPMKNKKCNHHYDEGAILDLIKKKHSQKKKCRCPVVGCENTDVSQSDLVPDQMLRRMIQNQKRQGNRT from the exons ATGTCTCTTGCCGCCGTTCATGCAACGCTGTCGGGTCTGAAAGAATGTCAGACAGACATTGGGACGGGGATGGACATAGTGACAGATGTGGCTATGGACCTGGCGGAAACTCAGG AGGGAGCGGATAACTCTGGCATCAGTAAAATGGAGGCCATGATCCTGGAGTGTGCCAAACTGGACAGGGAGATCAACCACTTCGTTGACATTGTACAGCAAGTCACGGCAGAG GTTGGCGCGCAGCCTCCAGAGGCCATGTTCAGCCTGACAGCCAGGGTGAAGGAGCAGTTCACAGAGAAAATAGCCAGGCTCTCTGATGGCGAGCTGCAGAGACACCAGAAGGTGCTGGCCTTCAAGGAGAGCATCAGGAACTCTCTCAGCCAAG CCAACCCGGAGTCGGCGGAGAACATGGAGGATGAGGACGAGGACATCGCTGTCACACAGAGCCAAGTCAACTTCACCTGCCCACTCACACAG GTGGATATGGTGAATCCGATGAAGAATAAGAAGTGCAACCACCACTACGATGAAGGAGCCATCCTGGACCTGATCAAAAAGAAACACAGCCAGAAAAAGAAATGCCG ctgtCCTGTGGTGGGTTGTGAGAACACAGACGTGAGCCAGTCAGACCTGGTCCCCGACCAGATGCTGAGGAGAATGATCCAGAACCAAAAGAGACAGGGCAATAGGACGTAG